One part of the Phragmites australis chromosome 3, lpPhrAust1.1, whole genome shotgun sequence genome encodes these proteins:
- the LOC133912671 gene encoding MOB kinase activator-like 1A isoform X1: protein MSFFGRGSRNQRTFRPKKSAPSGSKGMQLKRHIDATLGSGNLREAVRLPIGEDLNEWLAVNTVDFFNQVNILYGTLMEFCTPATCPAMSAGPKYEYRWADGVKIKRPIEVSAPKYVEYLMDWIETQLDDESIFPQKLGTPFPPNFPDVIKTIFKRLFRVYAHIYHSHFQMIVKLKEEAHLNTCFKHFTLFTLVIPYLQEIALASVFEAIESLIRMKSSKVLQ from the exons ATGAGCTTCTTTGGCCGTGGCAGCAG GAATCAGAGGACCTTCAGGCCCAAGAAGAGCGCCCCGTCAGGGAGCAAG GGTATGCAGTTGAAAAGGCACATTGACGCCACTCTCGGCAGCGGTAACTTGCGAGAGGCGGTCCGTCTGCCGATTGGGGAGGATCTGAACGAATGGCTGGCTGTCAACA CTGTTGACTTCTTCAATCAAGTGAACATTCTGTACGGCACCCTGATGGAGTTCTGCACGCCAGCTACTTGCCCGGCCATGTCAGCCGGACCAAA GTATGAGTACAGATGGGCTGATGGAGTCAAGATCAAGAGACCTATCGAGGTATCTGCCCCAAAGTATGTGGAGTACTTGATGGATTGGATAGAAACCCAGCTTGACGATGAATCCATATTCCCTCAAAAGCTCG GGACTCCTTTCCCTCCTAACTTCCCTGATGTCATCAAGACGATCTTCAAGCGCCTCTTCAGGGTGTATGCGCACATATACCACTCGCATTTTCAGATGATTGTGAAGCTCAAGGAAGAAGCACATCTCAATACTTGCTTCAAGCACTTCACCCTGTTCACACTGGTAATTCCCTATCTGCAAGAAATCGCACTTGCCAGCGTTTTTGAGGCAATTGAATCATTGATAAGAATGAAAAGTAGTAAAGTTCTCCAGTAA
- the LOC133912671 gene encoding MOB kinase activator-like 1A isoform X3, which translates to MQLKRHIDATLGSGNLREAVRLPIGEDLNEWLAVNTVDFFNQVNILYGTLMEFCTPATCPAMSAGPKYEYRWADGVKIKRPIEVSAPKYVEYLMDWIETQLDDESIFPQKLGTPFPPNFPDVIKTIFKRLFRVYAHIYHSHFQMIVKLKEEAHLNTCFKHFTLFTLVIPYLQEIALASVFEAIESLIRMKSSKVLQ; encoded by the exons ATGCAGTTGAAAAGGCACATTGACGCCACTCTCGGCAGCGGTAACTTGCGAGAGGCGGTCCGTCTGCCGATTGGGGAGGATCTGAACGAATGGCTGGCTGTCAACA CTGTTGACTTCTTCAATCAAGTGAACATTCTGTACGGCACCCTGATGGAGTTCTGCACGCCAGCTACTTGCCCGGCCATGTCAGCCGGACCAAA GTATGAGTACAGATGGGCTGATGGAGTCAAGATCAAGAGACCTATCGAGGTATCTGCCCCAAAGTATGTGGAGTACTTGATGGATTGGATAGAAACCCAGCTTGACGATGAATCCATATTCCCTCAAAAGCTCG GGACTCCTTTCCCTCCTAACTTCCCTGATGTCATCAAGACGATCTTCAAGCGCCTCTTCAGGGTGTATGCGCACATATACCACTCGCATTTTCAGATGATTGTGAAGCTCAAGGAAGAAGCACATCTCAATACTTGCTTCAAGCACTTCACCCTGTTCACACTGGTAATTCCCTATCTGCAAGAAATCGCACTTGCCAGCGTTTTTGAGGCAATTGAATCATTGATAAGAATGAAAAGTAGTAAAGTTCTCCAGTAA